The Thermoplasmata archaeon genome window below encodes:
- the ftcD gene encoding glutamate formimidoyltransferase, giving the protein MTPFECVPNFSEGRDESKIRRIADAARMVPGVAVLDVEWNADHNRCVITLVGEGEGLMDAVMGMMTVATEVIDLTHHTGEHPRMGATDVVPFVPLGGATVEEAVRLAERLGERVWKELGIPVYFYGSAARRPERADLPAVRKGGFEGIREEIGKNPDRAPDVGEPRVHPTAGAVAIGARPVLIAFNAYLTTPDVGIAKKIAKAVRSRDGGLAEVRALGFEIKERNRAQVSMNLTDYRKTPIHRALEQVRREAERFGVGVEESEIVGVVPEDALFDAAEFYLQLNRFDRSTILERKVRAVSSDAPGAESLASFSARLAARTATPGGGSASAAAGALGAALGEMVLSYSILPAAPDAELVSVRRECITARADFLRGIEEDARAYDAVRAARRSLKEHPEDPALKDAYVAAVRAAAHVPLETARRAHAIAQRLHAVQPRTKAALASDIVTALALLRAATEGALENVTINLIDLKSAGDATGPIETEVARLRLPV; this is encoded by the coding sequence ATGACGCCCTTCGAGTGCGTCCCGAACTTTTCCGAGGGGCGCGACGAATCGAAGATACGGCGGATCGCGGACGCCGCCCGGATGGTCCCGGGCGTGGCGGTGCTCGATGTGGAGTGGAACGCGGATCACAACCGGTGCGTCATCACCCTCGTCGGAGAAGGCGAGGGCCTCATGGACGCGGTGATGGGTATGATGACGGTCGCCACCGAGGTGATCGATCTGACGCACCACACCGGAGAGCATCCCCGGATGGGCGCCACGGACGTGGTCCCGTTCGTGCCCCTCGGAGGGGCCACGGTCGAGGAGGCGGTGCGCCTCGCCGAGCGTCTGGGCGAGCGCGTCTGGAAGGAACTAGGGATTCCCGTCTACTTCTACGGTTCGGCGGCCCGACGACCGGAGCGCGCGGATCTTCCCGCGGTCCGCAAGGGCGGGTTCGAGGGGATACGAGAGGAGATCGGCAAGAACCCGGACCGTGCCCCGGACGTCGGGGAGCCCCGGGTCCACCCCACCGCCGGAGCCGTGGCGATCGGAGCTCGGCCGGTCCTGATCGCGTTCAACGCGTACCTCACGACGCCCGACGTCGGCATCGCGAAGAAGATCGCCAAAGCCGTCCGCTCTCGGGACGGCGGGCTGGCAGAGGTCCGTGCGCTGGGATTCGAGATCAAGGAGCGCAATCGCGCGCAGGTCTCCATGAACCTCACGGACTATCGCAAGACCCCGATCCACCGGGCGCTCGAGCAGGTGCGGCGCGAGGCGGAACGTTTCGGTGTGGGCGTCGAGGAGTCGGAGATCGTCGGGGTGGTTCCCGAGGACGCTCTCTTCGACGCGGCGGAGTTCTATCTCCAGTTGAACCGGTTCGATCGCTCCACCATCCTCGAGCGGAAGGTCCGGGCGGTCTCCTCGGACGCGCCGGGTGCGGAATCCCTCGCGTCATTCTCGGCCCGTCTCGCGGCGCGTACGGCGACCCCGGGAGGGGGGAGCGCCTCGGCGGCGGCCGGCGCGTTGGGCGCCGCCCTCGGGGAGATGGTCCTCTCCTATTCGATCCTACCGGCGGCGCCCGATGCCGAGCTCGTGTCCGTCCGGCGGGAGTGCATCACGGCCCGGGCCGACTTCCTGCGCGGGATCGAGGAGGACGCGCGAGCGTACGATGCCGTCCGCGCGGCTCGCAGGTCCCTGAAGGAACATCCGGAGGACCCCGCCCTGAAGGACGCCTACGTCGCGGCGGTACGAGCGGCCGCCCACGTCCCGCTCGAGACCGCTCGCCGCGCCCATGCGATCGCGCAGCGCCTGCATGCGGTGCAACCCCGCACCAAGGCCGCCCTGGCGAGCGACATCGTCACGGCGCTCGCTCTCCTGCGTGCCGCAACGGA